The Nocardioides sp. S5 genome includes a window with the following:
- a CDS encoding HAD-IB family hydrolase, which translates to MTPSERPRRLNLQQRSALAGEAAAASAEVESALSTPSDLTAAAFFDVDNTVMQGASIFHFARGLHRRQFFTTREIASAAWKQAYFRIVGVEDPEHVTDARNSALSFIAGHTTTELEELGEEIFDEAMAHRIWPGTRALAQLHLDEGQRVWLVTAAPIEIASIIARRLGLTGAMGTVAEHVDGVYTGQLVGDLLHGPAKAEAIKALAAREGLDLSRCSAYSDSSNDLPMLSMVSDPCAINPDARLRAHARAHGWRIHDYRTGRKAARAGLVAAAVAGAVSGAVAAGVSVRGRTHSA; encoded by the coding sequence GTGACCCCGTCCGAGCGACCGCGACGCCTCAACCTGCAGCAGCGCTCGGCTCTCGCGGGCGAGGCGGCGGCGGCCTCGGCGGAGGTCGAGAGCGCGCTCAGCACCCCCAGCGACCTGACCGCGGCAGCCTTCTTCGACGTCGACAACACGGTCATGCAGGGCGCCAGCATCTTCCACTTCGCGCGCGGGCTGCACCGCCGCCAGTTCTTCACCACCCGCGAGATCGCCTCGGCCGCGTGGAAGCAGGCCTACTTCCGCATCGTCGGCGTCGAGGACCCCGAGCACGTCACCGACGCCCGCAACTCCGCGCTGTCCTTCATCGCCGGGCACACCACCACCGAGCTCGAGGAGCTGGGCGAGGAGATCTTCGACGAGGCGATGGCGCACCGGATCTGGCCCGGCACCCGTGCCCTGGCTCAGCTCCACCTCGACGAGGGCCAGCGCGTGTGGTTGGTGACGGCCGCGCCCATCGAGATCGCCAGCATCATCGCCCGGCGCCTCGGCCTCACCGGCGCGATGGGCACCGTCGCCGAGCACGTCGACGGCGTCTACACCGGCCAGCTCGTCGGCGACCTCCTCCACGGCCCCGCCAAGGCGGAGGCGATCAAGGCGCTCGCGGCCCGAGAGGGCCTCGACCTCTCCCGCTGCTCGGCCTACTCCGACTCCAGCAACGACCTGCCGATGCTGTCCATGGTCAGCGACCCGTGCGCGATCAACCCCGACGCCCGGCTGCGGGCCCACGCCCGCGCCCACGGATGGCGCATCCACGACTACCGCACCGGGCGCAAGGCCGCCCGCGCCGGTCTGGTGGCAGCCGCGGTCGCCGGCGCCGTGTCGGGCGCGGTCGCCGCGGGCGTGAGCGTCCGGGGACGTACGCACTCCGCCTGA
- a CDS encoding class I adenylate-forming enzyme family protein, translating into MPRNDISAFVAEAAADVPDRQALVESGGRSLTWAALEDEVARIATGLGVHGIRAGQRVMIAVGNRIEFVTAYLGVLRAQVVAVPVNPRSAPGEVARMVADSGTRLVIADATALDVVREGLAELAAAGEVPAPTVVVVDAERGEGELDFAELRADVVRPVPPLPDPEKLAALLYTSGTSGRPRAAMLSHRALLANIEQVAAVEPPMMHGDDVVLGVLPLFHVYGLNAVLGGVLRHRARLLLVEKFDPQAVLDLIDDEACSVVPIAPPAFAHWLPDEHLRERLGPVRLVLSGSAPLEASVIEEFTGITGIPVHQGYGLTEASPVVTSTLCSADPAPGSVGAALPGIELRLVDETWGQVEGEDPGQIQVRGDNLFSGYWPDGADGPDAEGWYATGDVGFLDASGDLFLVDRVKELIIVSGFNVYPTEVEDVIREVDGVADAAVIGAPDPETGEAVVAYVVASRPMTHLEEAVRAHAVVRLARFKQPTRIEVVDALPLTVTGKVQKGRLRGLERRRQLGLLE; encoded by the coding sequence ATGCCGCGCAACGACATCTCCGCGTTCGTGGCCGAGGCGGCTGCCGACGTGCCGGACCGGCAGGCCCTCGTGGAGAGCGGTGGACGCTCGCTGACGTGGGCCGCGCTCGAGGACGAAGTGGCCCGGATCGCCACCGGTCTCGGCGTGCACGGCATCCGTGCCGGCCAGCGCGTGATGATCGCCGTCGGCAACCGGATCGAGTTCGTCACCGCCTACCTCGGCGTGCTCCGCGCGCAGGTCGTCGCCGTCCCGGTCAACCCGCGCTCGGCGCCGGGTGAGGTGGCGAGGATGGTCGCCGACTCCGGCACCCGGCTCGTGATCGCCGACGCCACCGCCCTCGACGTCGTACGCGAGGGGCTGGCCGAGCTGGCCGCCGCGGGGGAGGTGCCGGCGCCGACCGTGGTGGTCGTCGACGCTGAGCGGGGCGAGGGCGAGCTCGACTTCGCCGAGCTGCGCGCGGACGTCGTACGTCCCGTGCCCCCGCTGCCCGACCCCGAGAAGCTCGCGGCCCTGCTCTACACCAGCGGCACCTCCGGGCGCCCGCGGGCGGCGATGCTGAGCCACCGCGCGCTGCTCGCCAACATCGAGCAGGTCGCGGCCGTCGAGCCGCCGATGATGCACGGCGACGACGTCGTGCTCGGCGTGCTGCCGCTGTTCCACGTCTACGGGCTCAACGCCGTCCTGGGCGGGGTGCTGCGCCACCGGGCGCGACTGCTCCTGGTGGAGAAGTTCGACCCGCAGGCGGTGCTCGACCTCATCGACGACGAGGCGTGCAGCGTGGTGCCGATCGCGCCGCCGGCCTTCGCCCACTGGCTCCCCGACGAGCACCTGCGCGAGCGGCTCGGTCCGGTGCGCCTGGTGCTGTCGGGCTCCGCGCCGCTCGAGGCGTCGGTCATCGAGGAGTTCACGGGCATCACCGGCATCCCGGTGCACCAGGGCTACGGGCTCACCGAGGCCTCTCCGGTCGTCACGAGCACGCTGTGCAGCGCCGACCCGGCGCCCGGCTCCGTGGGCGCCGCGCTGCCCGGCATCGAGCTGCGCCTGGTCGACGAGACGTGGGGGCAGGTCGAGGGCGAGGACCCCGGCCAGATCCAGGTCCGCGGCGACAACCTCTTCTCCGGCTACTGGCCCGACGGGGCGGACGGCCCCGACGCCGAGGGCTGGTACGCCACCGGCGACGTCGGCTTCCTCGACGCCAGCGGCGACCTCTTCCTCGTCGACCGGGTCAAGGAGCTGATCATCGTCAGCGGCTTCAACGTCTACCCGACCGAGGTCGAGGACGTGATCCGTGAGGTCGACGGCGTCGCCGACGCCGCCGTCATCGGTGCCCCCGACCCCGAGACGGGCGAGGCCGTGGTGGCGTACGTCGTCGCGTCGCGGCCGATGACCCACCTCGAGGAGGCGGTCCGGGCGCACGCCGTCGTGCGGCTGGCCCGCTTCAAGCAGCCCACGCGCATCGAGGTCGTCGACGCCCTGCCGCTGACCGTCACCGGCAAGGTGCAGAAGGGTCGCCTGCGCGGCCTCGAGCGTCGTCGGCAGCTGGGGCTGCTCGAGTGA
- a CDS encoding glutaredoxin family protein has translation MSAEPRITFYSRVGCHLCDDARAVVARVCADLGESFVEVDVDSDPDLEDRFGEEVPVTFVDGRQHDFWRVDEGRLRAALGA, from the coding sequence GTGAGCGCCGAGCCCCGGATCACCTTCTACTCCCGCGTCGGCTGCCACCTCTGCGACGACGCGCGGGCCGTGGTGGCGCGGGTGTGCGCGGACCTGGGGGAGTCCTTCGTCGAGGTCGACGTGGACAGCGACCCCGACCTCGAGGACCGCTTCGGCGAGGAGGTGCCCGTCACCTTCGTCGACGGGCGCCAGCACGACTTCTGGCGTGTGGACGAGGGTCGGTTGCGGGCGGCACTGGGGGCGTGA
- a CDS encoding HNH endonuclease signature motif containing protein, with product MIEELEGGSEAGADALGPAALLASIRASRAIENTEAARQLDLAARWADLHPPESIHSAASFTVAGCEHEEPIAGPGTPLVAEFCVAELGAVLGITSVSAKKLIGHALELRHRLPRLWAQVHTGSVPAWRARAVAEVTIHSTPALTVEAARFVDAHVAAVAGRIGPAQLDRLVAETIKRFDLAGVDPAADPEDGYLHVDPRHVTIHDEDVHFAGTVRLEAEIDLADGLDLHHALAHGAATQKALGSHESLDARRAKALGDLARTQTALDLHASGFEARSARTSTTDDLPAAREVVLHAHFDATMSGDTTVFGPTGRLEEGQRLLLLDQLRSWCGDSRTKITVRPVIDLNQEKAAPGYEIPDRIRERVVLRDRMCVFPWCTRPARRCDVDHVIEYDHDAEADGRPQPGSTETDNLGALCRFHHRLKTHSAWRYDMVAPGMFEWTSPHGHRYRRDRTGTTALDPPDPKPPRIPSPRR from the coding sequence ATGATCGAGGAACTGGAAGGGGGATCGGAGGCCGGGGCAGACGCCCTCGGCCCCGCAGCCCTGCTCGCCTCGATCAGGGCGTCTCGCGCCATCGAGAACACCGAAGCCGCCCGCCAGCTCGACCTCGCAGCCCGGTGGGCCGACCTGCACCCGCCGGAGTCCATCCACTCCGCCGCGTCGTTCACCGTGGCGGGGTGTGAGCACGAGGAGCCCATCGCGGGACCGGGTACGCCGCTGGTCGCGGAGTTCTGCGTCGCCGAGCTCGGCGCCGTCCTGGGCATCACCAGCGTGTCGGCGAAGAAGCTGATCGGGCACGCCCTCGAGCTGCGCCACCGACTGCCGCGCCTGTGGGCCCAGGTCCACACGGGATCGGTTCCTGCCTGGCGCGCTCGGGCCGTCGCGGAGGTCACGATCCACTCCACCCCCGCACTCACTGTGGAAGCCGCCCGGTTCGTCGACGCCCACGTCGCCGCCGTCGCCGGTCGGATCGGGCCCGCCCAGCTGGACCGCCTCGTTGCCGAGACGATCAAGCGGTTCGACCTCGCAGGCGTCGACCCGGCCGCTGATCCGGAGGACGGCTACCTCCACGTCGACCCGCGCCACGTGACCATCCACGATGAGGACGTCCACTTCGCCGGCACCGTCCGGCTCGAGGCCGAGATCGACCTCGCCGACGGACTCGACCTCCACCACGCTCTCGCCCACGGCGCCGCCACGCAGAAGGCCCTTGGCTCGCACGAGTCCCTCGACGCACGCCGCGCGAAGGCGCTCGGGGACCTGGCCCGGACACAGACCGCTCTCGACCTACATGCGAGTGGTTTCGAGGCTCGCTCCGCTCGCACCTCAACCACCGATGACTTGCCCGCGGCGCGCGAGGTCGTGCTCCACGCTCACTTCGACGCCACCATGTCCGGCGACACGACGGTCTTCGGGCCGACCGGCCGGCTGGAGGAGGGCCAGCGACTGCTGCTGCTCGACCAGCTGAGGTCCTGGTGTGGCGACTCCCGCACCAAGATCACGGTCCGGCCGGTCATCGACCTCAACCAGGAGAAGGCCGCACCGGGTTACGAGATCCCGGACCGCATCCGTGAGCGCGTGGTTCTCCGCGACCGCATGTGCGTCTTCCCGTGGTGCACCCGCCCCGCCCGTCGTTGCGACGTCGACCACGTCATCGAGTACGACCACGACGCCGAGGCAGATGGTCGGCCACAGCCCGGCTCCACGGAGACCGACAACCTCGGTGCGTTGTGCCGGTTCCACCACCGCCTCAAGACCCACTCCGCCTGGCGCTACGACATGGTCGCGCCCGGGATGTTCGAGTGGACGAGTCCTCACGGCCATCGCTACCGACGAGACCGGACCGGCACGACTGCGCTCGACCCGCCCGACCCGAAACCGCCCCGGATCCCGTCACCTCGAAGATGA
- a CDS encoding IS110 family transposase: MSDVSVEEQVLDGAGVVVGVDTHQLVHVAAVIDARFGRLADREFPATRAGFGELVSWAATYGPVLAVGVESTGSYGAGLTRHLLTHGAGAFEVFEVNRPERATRVRHGKSDPLDAYSAAEQVLAGRASGRPKVKTGIVEAIRVIKVPRDAAVKNRTAAYSQLRDLITAASGRLHDDLIGLSGKKRVAKVLAMRPDPSRVADPDHAVRHALRALARRIAYLDGEIAEADKHLATLVQQACPSLLAMAQVGVQTAAQLAISTGENIDRMRSEASFAKLVGVAPLPASSGKTRRHRLNPGGDRQANSALYMITVGRMGRHEETRAYVERRRAEGLSTPEIIRCLKRHLARSVYRALRTDLMTT; encoded by the coding sequence ATGAGTGATGTGTCTGTTGAAGAACAAGTTCTTGATGGGGCCGGCGTGGTGGTGGGTGTTGACACCCACCAACTGGTCCATGTCGCGGCCGTGATCGACGCTCGTTTCGGCCGGCTGGCAGATCGTGAGTTCCCCGCGACCAGGGCTGGCTTTGGCGAACTGGTGTCGTGGGCCGCGACCTACGGTCCGGTCCTCGCGGTCGGAGTGGAGTCGACCGGTTCCTACGGTGCGGGGCTGACCCGCCACCTGCTCACTCACGGGGCGGGTGCGTTCGAGGTGTTCGAGGTCAACCGGCCGGAAAGGGCCACCCGGGTCAGACACGGCAAGTCCGACCCGCTCGACGCCTACTCGGCAGCCGAGCAGGTCCTGGCCGGGCGCGCGAGCGGTCGGCCGAAGGTCAAGACCGGGATCGTGGAGGCGATCCGCGTGATCAAGGTCCCCCGCGATGCGGCGGTCAAGAACCGCACCGCCGCGTACAGCCAGCTGCGTGACCTGATCACCGCTGCATCCGGGCGCCTTCACGACGACCTGATCGGGCTGAGCGGGAAGAAGCGGGTAGCCAAAGTCCTGGCCATGCGCCCCGACCCGAGCCGGGTCGCTGATCCCGACCACGCGGTGCGCCATGCACTACGAGCGCTGGCGCGACGCATCGCCTACCTCGACGGCGAGATCGCTGAGGCCGACAAGCACCTGGCGACCCTCGTGCAACAGGCCTGCCCGTCCTTGCTTGCCATGGCCCAGGTCGGAGTCCAGACCGCCGCCCAGTTGGCGATCAGCACTGGCGAGAACATCGACCGGATGCGGTCCGAAGCCAGCTTCGCCAAGCTCGTCGGGGTTGCTCCGCTTCCCGCCTCTTCCGGCAAGACCCGCCGCCACCGACTCAATCCCGGGGGCGACCGCCAAGCCAACTCCGCGCTCTACATGATCACCGTCGGACGGATGGGCCGCCACGAGGAAACCCGCGCCTACGTCGAGCGACGGCGCGCCGAAGGACTATCCACCCCCGAGATCATCCGCTGCCTCAAACGCCACCTCGCCCGCAGCGTCTACAGAGCCCTCCGAACAGACCTCATGACCACTTGA
- a CDS encoding redox-sensing transcriptional repressor Rex, with the protein MTARTPDSARDIPEATVARLPVYLRALTSLAEDGTTTCSSEELAAFAGVNSAKLRKDLSYLGSYGTRGVGYDVEYLRYQIAREIGVTQDWPVVIVGIGNLGHALANYSGFRSRGFRVVALLDADPDRHEEVVAGLDVRSFEDLESIVAEHDVSIGVIATPAVAAQSVADRMVATGITSILNFAPTVLSVPDGVGVRKVDLSIELQILAYHEQRKSVAPGAGAVS; encoded by the coding sequence GTGACCGCACGGACCCCCGACTCCGCCCGGGACATCCCCGAGGCAACCGTCGCCAGGCTTCCCGTGTACCTGCGTGCCCTGACCAGTCTCGCCGAGGACGGCACCACCACCTGCTCCAGCGAGGAGCTGGCGGCCTTCGCAGGGGTCAACAGCGCCAAGCTCCGCAAGGACCTGTCCTACCTCGGCAGCTACGGCACCCGCGGTGTCGGCTACGACGTGGAGTACCTCCGCTACCAGATCGCCCGCGAGATCGGCGTGACCCAGGACTGGCCCGTGGTCATCGTGGGCATCGGAAACCTCGGGCACGCGCTCGCCAACTACTCCGGGTTCCGCAGCCGCGGCTTCCGGGTGGTGGCGCTGCTCGACGCCGACCCGGACCGCCACGAGGAGGTCGTCGCCGGCCTCGACGTGCGCTCCTTCGAGGACCTCGAGTCCATCGTCGCCGAGCACGACGTCTCCATCGGCGTGATCGCCACGCCGGCCGTCGCGGCCCAGTCCGTCGCGGACCGGATGGTCGCCACCGGCATCACCAGCATCCTCAACTTCGCACCGACGGTGCTGTCGGTGCCCGACGGCGTCGGCGTACGCAAGGTCGACCTGTCGATCGAGCTGCAGATCCTCGCCTACCACGAGCAGCGCAAGTCGGTCGCGCCCGGAGCAGGAGCCGTGTCATGA
- a CDS encoding glutamyl-tRNA reductase gives MSVLVVGISHKSAPVELLERLALDPDGTVKLISDVIAGEHVSEATAIVTCNRLEVYAEVDRFHGSVEDLSGLLVERAAQSTEALLPHLYVHYDEGAVSHLFQVAAGLDSMVVGEGQILGQTREALRVGQEHGTVGPALNTLFQQALRVGKRAHAETDIDRAAPSLVTAALERSTVPVAGARAVVLGAGAMASLAVAHLSRGGAGSISVLNRTAANAERLAAEYAATSVPLSALGDELAAADIVISCTGSPEPLVRLADVVTARGGSDRPLTVIDLALPHDVDPSVADLPGVDLISLAGLADELRGLEATAGVEDVRTIVGQEIAAFLAVRRQASVTPTVVALRSMATSVVDAEMDRLASRLPGLDETTRAEVLQTVRRVADKLLHEPTVRVKELADAEPAVSYTAALAELFRLDPEAVDRMTRADGKP, from the coding sequence ATGAGCGTCCTGGTCGTGGGGATCTCCCACAAGTCCGCGCCCGTCGAGCTGCTCGAGCGCCTCGCGCTCGACCCCGACGGCACCGTCAAGCTGATCTCCGACGTCATCGCCGGCGAGCACGTCTCCGAGGCCACGGCGATCGTCACGTGCAACCGGCTCGAGGTCTACGCCGAGGTCGACCGCTTCCACGGCAGCGTCGAGGACCTCTCCGGCCTCCTGGTGGAGCGCGCCGCGCAGTCCACCGAGGCCCTGCTGCCGCACCTCTACGTCCACTACGACGAGGGCGCGGTCTCCCACCTCTTCCAGGTCGCGGCCGGCCTCGACTCGATGGTCGTGGGCGAGGGCCAGATCCTCGGCCAGACCCGCGAGGCGCTGCGCGTCGGCCAGGAGCACGGCACGGTCGGCCCGGCCCTGAACACCCTCTTCCAGCAGGCCCTGCGCGTGGGCAAGCGGGCGCACGCCGAGACCGACATCGACCGCGCCGCCCCCTCCCTCGTCACCGCCGCGCTCGAGCGCAGCACGGTGCCGGTCGCCGGGGCGCGTGCCGTCGTCCTCGGAGCCGGCGCGATGGCGTCGCTCGCCGTCGCGCACCTCTCTCGCGGCGGGGCCGGCAGCATCTCGGTCCTCAACCGCACCGCCGCCAACGCCGAGCGGCTCGCTGCGGAGTACGCCGCCACCTCGGTTCCGCTGTCCGCGCTGGGCGACGAGCTCGCCGCCGCCGACATCGTCATCTCCTGCACCGGCTCGCCCGAGCCGCTGGTCCGCCTCGCCGACGTGGTGACCGCGCGCGGAGGCAGCGACCGCCCGCTCACCGTGATCGACCTCGCCCTGCCCCACGACGTGGACCCGTCGGTCGCCGACCTGCCGGGCGTCGACCTGATCAGCCTCGCCGGCCTCGCCGACGAGCTGCGCGGCCTGGAGGCCACCGCGGGTGTCGAGGACGTCCGCACCATCGTCGGGCAGGAGATCGCCGCCTTCCTCGCCGTACGTCGCCAGGCGAGCGTGACGCCCACCGTCGTGGCCCTGCGCTCGATGGCCACCTCGGTGGTCGACGCGGAGATGGACCGACTCGCCTCCCGGCTGCCGGGCCTCGACGAGACCACCCGCGCCGAGGTGCTGCAGACCGTGCGCCGCGTGGCCGACAAGCTGCTCCACGAGCCGACCGTGCGGGTCAAGGAGCTGGCCGACGCCGAGCCGGCGGTGTCCTACACCGCCGCGCTGGCCGAGCTGTTCCGCCTCGACCCCGAGGCCGTGGACCGCATGACGCGAGCGGACGGCAAGCCATGA
- the hemC gene encoding hydroxymethylbilane synthase, with the protein MTTLPAIRLGTRASALATTQSGHVAELIRERLGREVVLVEVATEGDRSSAPLASMGGTGVFVSALRDALLDGRVDVAVHSLKDLPTTPADGIALAAVPPREDPRDVVVARDGLTLGELPVGSRLGTGSPRRVSQLAALGLGLELEGIRGNVDTRIRKVREGQVDAIVLARAGLARLGRLDEVTEVLDPLQMLPAPGQGALAVECRADDTDLVAGLALLDDAPTRAAVTAERAVLSTLEAGCSAPLGALAEVVEGEDGEELWLRAVALSEDGGLSVRMSATGPVDEAARLGTRLASDMLDEGAADLMTAPPEDGPPVRNQHA; encoded by the coding sequence ATGACCACCCTCCCCGCCATCCGTCTCGGCACCCGCGCGTCCGCGCTGGCCACCACCCAGTCCGGCCACGTCGCCGAGCTCATCCGCGAGCGCCTCGGCCGCGAGGTCGTGCTGGTGGAGGTCGCCACCGAGGGTGACCGGAGCTCGGCGCCGCTGGCCTCCATGGGCGGCACCGGCGTCTTCGTCAGCGCGCTGCGCGACGCCCTGCTCGACGGCCGCGTCGACGTCGCCGTCCACTCGCTCAAGGACCTGCCCACCACGCCCGCCGACGGCATCGCGCTGGCGGCCGTGCCGCCGCGCGAGGACCCGCGTGACGTCGTCGTCGCCCGCGACGGCCTGACGCTCGGCGAGCTGCCGGTCGGCAGCCGCCTCGGCACCGGCTCCCCGCGCCGCGTCAGCCAGCTCGCCGCGCTCGGCCTCGGCCTCGAGCTCGAGGGCATCCGCGGCAACGTCGACACCCGGATCCGCAAGGTCCGCGAGGGCCAGGTCGACGCCATCGTCCTCGCCCGCGCGGGGCTCGCGCGGCTGGGTCGTCTCGACGAGGTCACCGAGGTCCTCGATCCGCTCCAGATGCTCCCGGCACCCGGCCAGGGCGCCCTCGCCGTGGAGTGCCGCGCCGACGACACGGACCTGGTCGCCGGGCTCGCACTGCTCGACGACGCCCCCACCCGCGCGGCGGTCACCGCCGAGCGCGCCGTGCTGTCCACCCTCGAGGCGGGCTGCTCCGCCCCGCTGGGTGCGCTCGCGGAGGTCGTGGAGGGCGAGGACGGCGAGGAGCTGTGGCTGCGCGCCGTGGCCCTGTCGGAGGACGGCGGACTCTCGGTGCGGATGAGCGCGACCGGCCCGGTCGACGAGGCCGCCCGGCTAGGAACACGCCTCGCGAGCGACATGCTCGACGAGGGAGCAGCAGACCTGATGACGGCACCACCTGAAGATGGACCACCAGTGAGGAACCAGCACGCATGA
- a CDS encoding uroporphyrinogen-III synthase, whose product MTRVQTPQASSPDKGTNPGWVSFVGSGPGDPGLLTVRAVELLESAEVIVTEAPEHVDLVRSVLGLLEGPDGTWDGPEVVDGGFGEDGQPLTHAARAKVVVRHGKKQRVVRLMTGDPFLYASGPEEAQACVKAGVGFEVVPGVSSVSAVPAYAGIPLTTKRHREMCVVTCGEKVDWSAYADDRTLVLLSGVGSIAETAAALIEAGRSPQTPVAMTRVGTTTEQQTLISTLADIGADVRAARIAPPAITVIGDVVDLRQTLSWFETKPLFGWRALVPRTKEQAGSLSRRLREYGAVPEEVPTISVEPPRNPLQMDKAVRGLVEGRYEWIAFTSVNAVKAVREKFEEYGLDARAFSGLKIAAVGDKTAEAIAAWGLRADLVPSGEQSAAGLLAEWPPYDEVLDPINRVFLPRADIATENLVAGLVDLGWECDDVTAYRTVRATPPPAPVRDAIKTGKFDAVVFTSSSTVRNLVGIAGKPHPSTIIAVIGPATAKTAEEHGLRVDVLAPTPDVEVLVDALADFGSARRLAMLESGEPVTRPSERTASGRRKARAK is encoded by the coding sequence ATGACGCGAGTACAGACCCCGCAGGCCAGCAGCCCGGACAAGGGGACGAACCCCGGGTGGGTGTCGTTCGTCGGCAGTGGACCCGGTGACCCGGGACTGCTGACGGTGCGTGCCGTCGAGCTCCTCGAGAGCGCCGAGGTCATCGTCACCGAGGCTCCCGAGCACGTCGACCTCGTCCGGTCGGTGCTCGGCCTGCTCGAGGGCCCCGACGGGACCTGGGACGGCCCGGAGGTCGTCGACGGCGGCTTCGGCGAGGACGGCCAGCCCCTCACGCACGCCGCGCGCGCCAAGGTCGTCGTACGCCACGGCAAGAAGCAGCGCGTGGTCCGCCTGATGACCGGTGACCCGTTCCTCTACGCCTCCGGCCCCGAGGAGGCGCAGGCCTGCGTGAAGGCCGGCGTCGGGTTCGAGGTCGTTCCCGGCGTCTCCTCGGTGAGCGCGGTCCCGGCCTACGCCGGCATCCCGCTGACCACCAAGCGCCACCGCGAGATGTGCGTCGTCACGTGCGGCGAGAAGGTCGACTGGAGCGCCTACGCCGACGACCGCACCCTCGTCCTGCTCTCCGGCGTCGGCAGCATCGCCGAGACCGCCGCCGCCCTCATCGAGGCGGGCCGCTCGCCGCAGACGCCGGTCGCGATGACCCGCGTCGGCACCACCACCGAGCAGCAGACCCTCATCTCGACGCTGGCCGACATCGGCGCCGACGTCCGGGCGGCGCGCATCGCCCCGCCCGCGATCACCGTCATCGGCGACGTGGTCGACCTGCGCCAGACGCTGTCGTGGTTCGAGACCAAGCCGCTCTTCGGCTGGCGAGCCCTGGTGCCGCGCACCAAGGAGCAGGCCGGCTCGCTGTCGCGCCGCCTGCGCGAGTACGGCGCGGTGCCCGAGGAGGTGCCGACGATCTCCGTCGAGCCCCCGCGCAACCCGCTCCAGATGGACAAGGCCGTGCGCGGCCTCGTCGAGGGCCGCTACGAGTGGATCGCCTTCACCTCGGTCAACGCCGTCAAGGCGGTGCGCGAGAAGTTCGAGGAGTACGGCCTCGACGCGCGTGCCTTCTCGGGGCTCAAGATCGCCGCGGTCGGTGACAAGACCGCCGAGGCCATCGCCGCGTGGGGTCTGCGCGCCGACCTGGTGCCGTCGGGCGAGCAGTCCGCGGCCGGCCTCCTCGCCGAGTGGCCGCCCTACGACGAGGTGCTGGACCCGATCAACCGCGTCTTCCTGCCGCGCGCCGACATCGCCACCGAGAACCTCGTCGCCGGCCTGGTCGACCTCGGCTGGGAGTGCGACGACGTCACCGCCTACCGCACCGTGCGCGCCACCCCGCCGCCGGCGCCGGTGCGCGACGCGATCAAGACCGGCAAGTTCGACGCCGTCGTCTTCACCTCGTCCTCGACCGTGCGCAACCTCGTCGGCATCGCCGGCAAGCCGCACCCGTCGACGATCATCGCCGTGATCGGGCCCGCGACCGCGAAGACCGCCGAGGAGCACGGCCTGCGGGTCGACGTCCTCGCGCCGACCCCCGACGTCGAGGTGCTCGTCGACGCACTGGCCGACTTCGGCTCGGCGCGACGCCTCGCGATGCTGGAGAGCGGTGAGCCCGTCACCCGGCCGAGCGAGCGCACCGCGTCGGGCCGCCGCAAGGCGCGCGCGAAGTGA